The Littorina saxatilis isolate snail1 linkage group LG1, US_GU_Lsax_2.0, whole genome shotgun sequence nucleotide sequence TGTTCGTTTTGAACACAAGCAATGTGGGTCTGATACAGTGCGGAAAGCGAAAACTTGATGTTCTGTCACGTTCGTGtattatcaaaacaaaaaacacaccccacaaaacaaaaagaaaaaaaaacacacacacaaattccaaAAAATTTAACGTTCAATGTTCGTGTACAAACTCATACTTCCAGCCATAAAGACGCGGTCGCTGAGGTCTCGTTAACAGTACATGTATTTGCAAATGTATGATATCCTTCGAAATCAATGTATATATGGAAGAGAAAAACCTACAAAGCAAGGACAATATTTCGTAAAAAATGCGAAATTTATAAGACGATAAAAGCTCACTTTGCACTGAAAGTAGCCAGACAGTTAATGTTTAGTACGTGTTCGAATAACATGACGCTATTAACCAATGTAAAAGTCTGGACAAGTCTGTGGCAGCTTACACGAGACGTTTACATGGGAAGAAAAGTACGTCACTCAGCAAAACATTTGACTTTAGTTACACATTAACATCTTGCAAGGTATCAAATTAATAAAATGCCAAAAGAGAGATGCACTGTCGCTGTTATTGGCATTGCCGATTAACATTTTTGAAGCCAGCTTTGAGCCAGAGTTACGTCACTGTGAAAATGTTCGTAAGTTACACATTTATATCTTGCAAGGTATCAAATGAATAAATGCCAAAATAAAGCTGCATTAATAGCGCTGTTTTTTGGCATTGTGCCTCAGAGCAATATTCGTTCacatcacacacgcacgcacacacgcacgcacacacacacacacattcacacacgcacacacacacacacactgacttgtaTCTGTCAGCGCACCcgcaaactctctctctctctctctctctctctctctctctctctctctctctctctctctctctctctctctctctctttctcgctctccgAAGTTTTTTTCTCTGGGTTTAGGGCAAAGGCCggaagtttgttttgtttgtttgtttgcttaacgcctagccgaccacgaagggccatatcagggcggtgctgctttgacatataacgtgcgccacacacaagacagaagtcgcagcacaggtttcatgtctcacccagtcacattattctgacaccggaccaaccagtcctagcactaaccccataatgccagacgccaggcggagcagccactagattgccaattttaaagtcttaggtatgacccggccggggttcgaacccacgacctcccgatcacggggcggacgccttaccactaggccaaccgtgccggtaggccGGAAGTAAAACAGCACTGATTAATACTTGCTTATCTCCTACCATTGTTGATAcagattttgtcttgttttgtcctctctctctctctctctctctctctctctctctctctctctctctctctctctctctctctctctcactctctctctctctctctctctctctctttttctctctctcacattcacatacactctctctctctctcacattcacatactctctctctctctctttctctctctctttctctctctatttctcagtctctctatctctctctatctctctgtctctctctgtctctctctctgtctctctctctgtctctctctctctgtctctctctctctctctctctctctctctctctctttctctctctctgtgtttagGGCAAAGTCCGGAAGTAAAACAGCATTAATACTTGCTTATCTCCTACCTTTGTTGATAACGATTAtgtcttgttctctctctctctctctctctctctctctctctctctctctctctctctctctctctctctctctctctctctctccgagtctctctctccgagtctctctctctctctctctctctctctctctctctctctctctctctctcttccatctTCCTTCCTCTCaatcccatctctcccctaGCCCAACCCCGCCCAACTTTACTCCTCTCCCCGCGGTCATACAAAGTATCTCGGTTTGTAGTCAAACATCTTAAAGTCCACAACGTATCTCTCTGCAATGCGCTGAAGCGTTTCGCGAGGCAGCTGCTTGAAGGCGTTCTCCATAGCCGTTCTCTTCTGGTCCTTGAGCCTCCCCTTGCCGTACGCCTCGGACTTGTTGAAGGCTTCCAGCACACGGTCCTTGAAGGCGCCTTGGGTGAAGGGTGAGGAGGGGGAGTAGGCCAGGTCCCCAGGGATGTAGCCGTTGTCCTGGAAGGTCGTCCACAGACGTGCTCCGAGGGCCTCGTCGCTGATGCACTTGTCGGCCAACACGGGCGACTTGGTGTGGATGACCTCAAAATTGTACTGGATGAGCATCTCGAGCTCGTTCTGCACGTGCTTGTGATGGTCCACGCCCTCCAGGATCCAGCCCAGACCGGCTCGCCCCAGCACCACCTTGGCGTCCCGCGTGTACGTCTCCATCTTGCCGATCACCTGTGTGTTTTAAATGACAATAAAACATATGTTtattgaacaaacaaacaaacaaacaaacaaacaaacaaacaaaaactattaagacatccacacacaaaaactggcaTTAACCCGATAACAAAAAGGTACAGGATAGTTCTAGAACCAAAGTAACTGAGGTAACTCATGCTTTTGTTATCCCaggaagggaaataactcttcCCATGCAAGCATTCCCGTGCAAGGTTCACGGTCCCACTGAGTGAAACTCATACTGTCGCTCTACTTtcagtatgtgacgtcactttcACAGGGTTAATTCGGGTCTATGCCAAAAACCAAAATACAGTTACCAAATAATAATGTATACACACATAACATTCGAAggtcattgtgttgtgttgcattgtattgcattccATTTTATTCTACTGAAGTGTACTGCACACAAGCAGATATAGAGCCATTTTGTTCCTTAATCTGCTTATGACACTGTATCATACTGTGATCATACTGCACTGTATCGTATTGTATTCAATCGTCTAGTTTAGTATCTACTGTATTGTTTTGTAGGGTATCCTTTAATATTGTATTATTTTTTGATGGTGTTTTATTGCATTGCATTCTATTGTATTGTGACTTATTGTATTTGTTTGCGTTGCATTCTACTAGTTGAAGTGAACTGTATCATATTGTTTTATATCGTATGTTACTGCATTTTATTGCATCATGCTGTATTATATCACCTCAGGCAGGAATTTGCAGGGGTCGCACGAGGAGGCTACAGGAGTCCAGTGCGGTTCGTTGAAGTCCAGGGCGAAGTCGACGAACTCCGCGAAGGAGACGTTCATGCCGCACGTGAGCACGTCCTTTCCCGGCTTGGGGCTCCGTCTGCTGAGGATTCTGCCCGAGAACAGAGTCCAGAAGTCTGGCAGGTAGAACTTGTCCAGGTACGCGCTCCATAGCCTGGAATAAGGATACATCAGATGATCTGTGAACGATCTCCTACCTCTCCCCGCCCCCTTCTGcctgcacccccccccacccttcaaCCCCCACAACACCCCTCACCTGGAGTAAGGGTCACGGGCAAACATGAACCTCAGGTGGTCTCTCAGCACACTCTTCTTGACGCCGTTCCAGTCCACGCCGTAAGCGTTGGGCAGGCGATGGACCAGCAGCCGGGGGATGTCAAAGGGCGAGCTCACGGGGGTCTTGAGGTGGGTGACGTTGTTGAGGAAGCTGAAGACCTGCTTCCAGAACGTGCAGCCCGTCTTGGGCACAAAGCAGTAGGCCAGCTTGTGGCCCTGGTTGACAAAGACGCCCTGCACGTGCCCGGTGTGGGTGACGTTGATCTCCTTCAGTCTCAGGGCTTTGCACACGCTCTGGCCTCGTTCGTGTCTTGCGCGTAGGTCCTCCAGTGTCTTGAAAAGAGTGTTCCCAAAAAATTAGCTTAACGCCGAACATCCTACTCCAGGACTGAGtggcacgaaccgaaagtgggtgccacccaaacgggagagaacaaaccgcgggctCTGCTTCGTTGGGTGGTAACTCTCTCGTGCGCCTCGGCCCTGGAGACTAAGCTTTGTTATGGTAGAAGGCCACAGAACTAATTTTTGTGTTGCCAGCTTAAGGAACTAGAGTTACATCTGCCGCGCGccgttgttggcctttaaaggtGCATTCCCTCTTGTGAAAGCAATCATGTGCACCCCCATAGCTGTCTTCACGGGATAACAGCATTCTTTCACTTACACTCATACCAAAATCAACAGGTTTCTGTGCAGGTgggaagcagccaggctattgatgtttggtatgtgcccaagtggaagGATTTTCTCACCCCATGTACAAGCCTGAACAGATCGGTGGTAGTTGGCACGATTGCTTACTCGAAAAAGAAAAGTACATCTTCCGTTAAAATTATCTGTCACGCTTTTTCAAATTATctgctttgttttgtaatttgtAATCAAACTAGGAGCCTCATCATTCAGTTTCATGGCGTTCCAATGCGCATCTCCTTCCAAGTTTACTCCATATATACACATTTGTATCAGAACACCTACAATTTCCAACCGAACCAAGTGCTTGTTTGTGCAATAATCAAAACAAATAGTAAAAACATCTCAAAACTTCAAAGAGATCTATTCTCCCTGCTTACTGCTTGTTTCGTCAATTCTATATAATTCTATTTCATCTTAAAAGCCAAGTGTTGAGATTATGGACTGGTATACTTACAGCGTTATCAACATGGCTGTGCGTTTTCCCCCCTTTCATATTCACACCATACGTGTATTTGGTCCCTGAAAGCGTAGATGCATCTTTCATCTCACATTCATGTTACACATTCCGTCAATGCAAAACACATGACTGCTGAATTTCGCAGCAAAACAATAATGATACATTTCATAAATATAAGCGTAATATCTACTTCcgcgtagtagtagtagtagtagtagtagtagtagtagtaatagcaGCAGCAGCGACCGCCGCCCCCGTCGTcgtattagtagtagtagttgcaGAAGAAGCTGCAGTAGTGATGGTAGAAGTATCAGCAGCAGCCACAGGctgagtagtagtagtagtagtagtagtagtagtagtagtagtagtagtagtagtagtagtagaagtagtagtagtagaagtagtagtagtagtagtagtagtagtagtagtagtagtagcagcagcagcagcagaagcagcagcagaagtagtagtagaagtaggagtagtaggagtagtagtagtagtagtagtagtagtagtagtagtagtagtagtagtagtagtagtagtagtagtagtagtagtagtagtagtagtagtagtagtagtagtagtagtagaagtagtagtagtagtagtagtaggagtagtagtagtagtagtagtagtagtagtagtagtagtagtagtagtagtagtagcagtagtagtacgtagtagtagtagtagtagtagtagtagtagcagcagcagcagcagcagaagcagcagcagcagaagtaGCAGCATTAGTACACTTTAAATTGAAGTGTTCCAGTTTTGAACACCATTTCTGTAACGAGTTTTGAACACCATTTCTGTAACGAGTTTTGAACACCATTTCTGTAACGACTTTTGAACACcatttctgtaaccagttttgaacaccatttctgtaaccagttttgaacaccatttctgtaaccagttttgaacacagtttGACATAGGACATACCATAACACTACATAGGCCTACTAGCAAAAGGGTCGCACATGGTAAACACGAATTTTTACCATGTGCTTCTATAGTACATGTATATCACACTGTTTTCAAAAGAGGTTACATAAAGAGTGTTCAAAAGTGAAACGCTTCAGTTTGAGTGATAGTATTAGTAGTGCGAAAAAAGTTGGAATTTCTAGATTTCTTTTCATGAAAACGATTACCGCCCAGTCCCCGGTGCAACGGCTTCCACTTAATCACGGGACGACCCCCTGGTTGTTTATGCACATTTGTCATGCATATTAAACTCAGcacaagataaaaacaaaacgacAAACTTTCATTTGACATTACAGCTTGCATGTAcagtaatgatgatgatgatgatgatgatgatgatgatgatgatgatgatgatgatgatgatgatgatgatgatgaggaggaggaggaggaggaggaggaggaggaggaggaggaggaggatgatgatggtctacaggatcttttccgtgcgtacttagTCTTgggcttgcgtgtacacacgaaggtctgcaaataagttgatctgggagatcggaaaaatatcaTGTGCACCCTTAAACCACCAGGCGCGGTCGGGATTTGTACGCTTAACCTTCCGCTTAGGAGGCCGGGATTTGTACACTTAACCTTCCGCTTAGGAGGCCGGGATTTGTACACTTAACCTTCCGCTTAGGAGGCCGGGATTTGTACACTTAACCTTCCGCTTAGGAGGCCGGGATTTGTACACTTAACCTTCCGCTTAGGAGGCCGGGATTTGTACACTTAACCTTCCGCTTAGGAGGCCGGGATTTGTACACTTAACCTTCCGCTTAGGAGGCCGGGATTTGTACACTTAACCTTCCGCTTAGGAGGCCGGGATTTGTACACTTAACCTTCCGCTTAGGAGGCCGGGATTTGTACACTTAACCTTCCGCTTAGGAGGCCGGGATTTGTACACTTAACCTTCCGCttaggaggccggcgtcttatcgACTAGGCCCGTCACCACGACCACAaccacgacgacgacgatgaaggcgatgatggtgatgatgatgatgatgacgatgggtgatgatgatggtgcaCGTGGTGGTTATTCTCACATAATAGTGATAAAGGCAGACCATGGATGATGTAGATTCTTGAAATTACTTAGTCCGACATCTATACTGCGCCCTTAATTAATTGATTCATTCATCTTTAATTTAGCCTACTTATGGAAGTGCTAATGGCTTGAATAAGGTCAAATTAGTCAGTTACATTGAAAAGTCATTGACGTTTACCATCAATGGCCAGTTGTCGCTCCTGGCCGTTGTGCAGAGAACGAAAGGGCACAATCATCTGGGTCATCATTTGTATAGTTACCAAGGCAACCACACCTAGCATAGTCCCCAGGAGCAGGCGTATAGAGCGTCGGGAAACCCAGGAAAGCATACCTGGCTGGAAGATGAGAGAAGGTGGCATGCGATTGAACGAAATGGACGAGACGAAACGAGAGATGAAATGAAAAATATTGTACAATTATGATAAGATGAAATGAGacatgatctctctctctctctctctctctctctctctctctctctctctctctctctctctctctctctctctcccctctctctcccctctctctctctctctctctctctctctctctctctttctctctctctcttttttctatgtttatctctctgtctctctggcggtttttttcttctgtctgtatgtctgtctatctgtctgtccctatctctgtgtctctctggcATCTGCCCTTCTAGTCTTTCATTATAAAATATTGTTGATTAAGATTTCCAGTAAGATATCATTGGAGACTGGTTTCAAATGACCCACGAATCAAAACCTGCGGACGCAATTTGCGctccaaatgttgcaaaatgtctACAGAAACAAATGTGCCAACGTACGAAAAACGAACAGGTTTAAGGCGCACAACATACTTTCAAGCTTCGCGAAGAAAACCGTCGTCagatgaaaatgtgtgtgtgtgtaatgtgtgtgtgtgtggggggggggggggggggggggattgtgtatgtatgtgtgtgtgtgtgtgggtgcgtgtgtgtgtgtgtgtgtgtgtttatatataaatgtgtgtgtgtgtgtgtgtgtgtggggggatggattgtgtatgtgtgtgtgggtgcgtgcgtgcgtgtgtgtgtgtgtgtttatatataaatgtgtgtgtgtgtgtgtgtgtttacaagaGATTCTTACCATTTCTCTCTCTTGACCTCACTTTGCCCGGCCTTtgtctccatccctctctccctctctctctctcccttcctttctccccccccccccctccccgccgtctgctctctccctctctctctcgccccctctctatctcccactatttctctctctctctttcattctctccCTTTACGTCCTTTGTGTTCAAAAAGATAATATCTATGAAAAAAGGCCCTCAGATGGCTACCAAAGTTATGCCATAATATTCTGCGTTACTAAAACTGCTACAGCACAGGACGGCCGTgtcaaaccaacaaacaaacgagcGAATGGAGTAACGAACGAACCACCATCAAGTGAATTTATTATGAACATCCCGTCAGTATCattacccccacacacacacacacacacacacatcaccccaCCATCACCCAGAACAGAGAAGAAAATTATAAAGAGAGCTAACTTAACAAGATTTTCTGGATTTAAGGTTACGCCTACTATGGGCATTATTAATAGCAAACTAATGTCAAGAAAACTAAATACTTTCTTTCGTCTTTCTTTTGCTAGCACAGTTGAACGCATGCCTTTCAGAGATACTCTATCTTGCTGGACACGGAATGACAAAACGTTCGGAAAACAACATGATTTAGGGgcgtttgttgctgttgttgttgttgttgttgttgttgttgttgttgttgttgttgttgttgttgttgttgttgttgttgttacttgaATGTGAGCGTGTTGATTTTCAGTCTGTTTGCGTTTTTTCCCCGGTCATCAAAACAAATCCGAGACGCGTAAAGACTATGGTAAAAACTGAGACAATTAAGGATCTGAGGCAGACGGGTgtttttggagagagagagagagagagagagagagagagagagagagagagagagagagagagagagagagagagagagagagagagagagagagagagagtgaaagtcAGTAATTTTCCAACGAGTTGTCACCACATCATAAGCAATGTATTCTGGTGTGACACGCTTAGCAGTAATTTAGTCCGCTCtgtcaaaaaataataatttgcaGGGAAGGTCTAAGTAACAGCTTGCTTTGGTGGAAATGGACTTTATggtgaaaatgttgttaaatGCCACAAAAAAAGTGCTTGATACATTGCATCGTCATGTTGTACTTTGTAAATTCACTTCACCAGCGAGGACGTTTAGCGTTTGCATGTAGCGAAGCACATAAACTCATTTCCAATCTTGAGTGTTTTACTTTCAGGCTTTAGCAACAGATTATGCAGATTCGAACAGATTCAGattcataaaaaataaaaaaatgttgtCGTCACTTCGGTAGAGCTGCAGCCTgtttttcttcctcttcttcttcttcttctgctgcgttcgtgggctgaaactcccacgtacactcgtgttttttgcacgaggggaattttacgtgtaagcctatgaccgttttttaccccgccatttaggcagccatacgccgttttcggaggtgTTTTTCTTCCCACTCTAACCTttcccatctcccacccccctaCCTCCACCCCATCTCCCCCTATCCctcaatctcccccccccctccccccgtggAACCTATCAATATTTGAGAACTTGCGTGACAACAGCGAATGTTCACTGAGGAAGGTTGCCGCCTTCCATGAATTTTGCATTGCGACGTGCAACTGTATTGGCTAATGCTCTCTCGTTTACCTTTGAGGGTGTATATGCCACTGGATCAGAAAAAAAATAACTGACGgacaagtaaataaataaatgaaaaaaatcaatcaataaataaatagtGGATGGGTGCATGTTCTTTTAATAAACGCCCCACATAGATATGCTTagcaaaagagagagcgagagagaaaacaatcttGAAATAAATTCTGATATATTTATTAACATAGAACATTCTCATGGACGCAAAGAAATCTGTTACGTCTTGATTTGGAAACAATGTCTCCAGAAACAAAAATCGTATATGGATTATGAAGATTACTGGTaatgattttttgtttgaaacCGGCCGCCTACAAACACATATGTacgcgcaccccccccccccccccccccccccaaagcacacatacgcatacccgcccgcccgcccgcccgcacacgcacgcatgcacgcacgcacatacacacgtacacacgcacagccctaaaaaaaaaggagaaacatgCTTTATGTTGTGTTATCTTGGTatttaaacagtattttctctctctggctgtgtgtgtgtgtgtgtgtatgtgtgtgtgtgtgtgtgtgtgtgtgtatgtgtgtgtgtgtgtgtgtgtgtatgtgtgtgtgtgtgtgtgtgtgtgtgtgtgtgtgtgtatgtgtgtgtgtgtatgtatgtgtgtgtgtgtgtgtgtgtgtgtgtgtgtgtgtgtctttgtctctgcctgtctgtttctttgtcagtcagtctgtctgtctgtctgtctgtctctctctctctgtctgtctgtctctctctctctctctctctctctctctctctctctctctctcgctccctctcaaTATCCTCTATTTCCCGCGGCGTACAAACAATTAATTTTCTAGACAGTTTCTATGGCAACACACATTAATAGAAAGGAAAAGGAATATTATCAGTTCTCTCATGTAAGAGATGGATGATCCAGCAATGAGCAGATGTCGTGGGTAAAAGTCATTAAATTACATAATATACGtcaactcacatatatagcaatAAACTTCCGTTTGTTGATTAGACATTGAAACAGTATTGAACCTAATAACAGGGAAGGTAAcccaccaaacaaaaacaaatgccCAAGGCAAGGGCATAGTCTGTGGCTAGttacctcccctaccggtaCCTCAGCCAATCACAGGCTTGTACCGATGACCTTCATTCTCTTCTTGCAACACGTTGAGTGAGGACGTCTTTGACAGTACTCCGGATTTTTCAAGTGTTTTGGTCTTCGTGGAAGGCCAGTTAACCTGCCTCGCGGCATTCTCTACTGCTTATGGGTGAGAGCGTTCAGTTTGTCTTCTCCATTCTCAGCTCGTTCTCCGCCAGGCGGTTCAGCTGGGGTTTTCAATCAATCACGCAAAATCAGAACTGGTCCCCTCGCAGACTTTCCTTTATCTCGGGATGTTCTTCGACACCCAGGAATGACTGCGGAGGATAAACAAGTTGCAGGAGCTCCTGCTCTCTCTGATCGACAGACGGTCCGCCCCTGTCAGGGTCTTGGCTTCAGTCTTGGGGCAAATGGAATCTATGGCCACGCTCATCCCGTTGGGACGCGTTCACAAACGCCCATTCCAAGCCGCACTGAAAGAGTCATGGGACCGTGCCCAGCGGTTCAGGGCTGGCAGGTGTCGGTGCCGATCTCGGATTGGTTTCGGACCACCACTCAGCAGTGGCTGCAAACACCCGGCCTGGCTGACTCAGGGTGTGCCGATTG carries:
- the LOC138966459 gene encoding carbohydrate sulfotransferase 11-like, yielding MPPSLIFQPGMLSWVSRRSIRLLLGTMLGVVALVTIQMMTQMIVPFRSLHNGQERQLAIDGTKYTYGVNMKGGKTHSHVDNATLEDLRARHERGQSVCKALRLKEINVTHTGHVQGVFVNQGHKLAYCFVPKTGCTFWKQVFSFLNNVTHLKTPVSSPFDIPRLLVHRLPNAYGVDWNGVKKSVLRDHLRFMFARDPYSRLWSAYLDKFYLPDFWTLFSGRILSRRSPKPGKDVLTCGMNVSFAEFVDFALDFNEPHWTPVASSCDPCKFLPEVIGKMETYTRDAKVVLGRAGLGWILEGVDHHKHVQNELEMLIQYNFEVIHTKSPVLADKCISDEALGARLWTTFQDNGYIPGDLAYSPSSPFTQGAFKDRVLEAFNKSEAYGKGRLKDQKRTAMENAFKQLPRETLQRIAERYVVDFKMFDYKPRYFV